The sequence ACGGCCCTGATGGGGAGACCCTTTTTTAGCTTTGAAGGGTGAATTAACCAGACCAATAGCATTTACTTGCATACTAAAACCTCTTAATAATTACCGGTGGAATTTCAAAGGGGATTAACTATTGAAGGTAAATTGAATATTAAATGGTGTAACTTCACGGGAGATGTTAAATCTTTTATAGGGGTCATCTTAGGGGTTCAATATATCCCTAGGATAAATTGGTAGGATTACCTTACAATAATTCTTACACTATAATTTAACCATCAGTATTAATATAAAATTAGATCAACACTGGGCAATTAGTTCAACAAAAGGAGAATGATATTCAATGGAGAACCCCGCAGGGATTTTTTTTGAGAATGGGGAGTCTGGTTGGGCCCTGCGGGACATGATATTTTAGGGAGGCAATTCGTGATATTGCTATTGCTTCTCCATTGATCGTGGTTTAATAAAGTATTTGCATTTTAAACTTGTATAACATTCCTTATATAACTTACGGAGTCTTAAACATATTTATATCGGAATATTAAGGTCTAATAGCAAAAGAAATAACTCATGCAAATCTTTTTATCAGTAGCTACTTTTGATGAACCTCATCCACATTTTGTTAAATCACTACTAAAATATACCATCTCCTTAAGATTACCTGGATAAAGCTATTATTACCAGCACATAAGGGGAAATTAGAACTAAAAATAGATAATAACACTTAAAAATAACTAATAAAACCTAAATAACATTAATAAACCTAAAAATAACTTATAAATACTGAATAAACTTACATGAATTGGTGAAATGTTAAAAAAGGTTTCAGTTAAGAGCTTGGTCCCTCTTAATTTTTTCATCCCCTAAAATCCTCTTTATGTTCAGTAATCTTTCACCATTGGAAGATATTCTGGTTGTTTTTTTAGGATTATCCCTCTTCAATTTTCTTAAAATAATAATATCACTCCCCAAGAAAACTGTTACTTCACTGGAACTTAAAGGTTAATGTGACCTGATTCACAAAAAATCAAACATAAAAAGTCCCCTATATTAATTCCCAATTCAAAAAAATATCACCCCCATAAAGCTCTGTAGCCTCTAAAAAGGAATATAATAACGTTATTGTATAGAAGTTAATGCCAACACAAATATTTAAATATCATGTTGTAGTAAGATGTAATTAGGTGAATTAAACGACCACCAGTATTATGAACCGGACTTCATAATATGAACTTGACTTCATGCCTTTACACCGCCTCCGTAAGGACATGATAGGCAAGAGTCTCTGGGGTTCTTGGGCTCCGGAGACTTTTATTCTAATTTTAATGGAAATATTAGCACAGCTGGATTTTATATTTTTATAATAACCATATTGAACCAATAAGAAAAGATTTAATGCCCCCATCACTCCTTTTTTAGTGGATTATTTCTTAAGATCATATCCAAAGATTTATTTATTATGGTGTTTCAAGATGGCTTAAGGTGATCCGAATATGACTAAATACAATAAACACTACACCAGTTCAATGGATGTAAAGGATAAAAATGGCGATCTCCTGGGAGCTGTGTGTGTCACTCCTTCCAAAGAAGTTGGAAAAAGGGACATCATGTTAATGGCTGAGAATTCAGGCACACAATCTGTACGAAGCACCACCGAACTCATCAATGTTCTATCCAAAAAGAATGTTTCCTTTGATGACCGTAAAATGGTACTTGACTTCCTGGCGGAAAGACTGGGATCTTTGGAACAGGAATTAGCAGTTAACACTCTAAGATCACTGGATAATAAGGAAAAACAGAGCAAAAAATAACAATCATATTGTTACTTTTTTATGGGCAGACAAAAGATTAAAGAGACATCACTTTTTCATAAAAATATTAAAAAGAGGGGAATTTACAAAGTAAGTGAGGGGGTTGAAGTTACTGATTTTAACAATTCACTTAAAAAGCTAAATCCTGACCTGGTTGAATTAAACAATATAATGAATTGTTCACCTTTACCCCAGTTTGTAATCGACCGGGACCACCGGGTAGTACTCTGGAACAAGGCCATGGAAGATTACAGTCAAATTAAATCCACAGATATAGTGGGAACTGATCACCACTGGAAAGTCTTTTACGATTCAAAAAGACCGTGTATGGTGGATTTAGTGATAAATGAGGATTTAGAGGGACTGGAATACTGGTTTCCCCACCGGTGTAAACCATCTCAACAGGTTAAAGGAGCTTACGAAGCAGAACAATACTATCCCCACAGGGGCCCGCAGGGCACCCATCTGCACTTCACTGTTTCCACCATCCGTAACCATGATGGGGAAATTATAGGTGGTTTTGAATCTTTCGAAGATATCACCAAACGCAAAGTGGCGGAAAAGGAACTCCAGGAAAGTGAAGAAAAATTCCGGAGCCTCATTGAAAATCTAAATGTGGGTGTTTACCGTAACACCTCGGATCCGGGGGGTACCTTCATACAGGTGAATCCGGCATTTGCCCAGATATTTGGTTATGACTCCCCTGATGAGATTATGCAAATTAATGTTATGGATCTTTACGTTAACAAAGAGGATAGAGTACTATTTTTAGAAGACCTGCAACGTGAAGGTTCAATAACCGACCGGAAATTGCTTCTTAAAAAAAAGGACTACAGCAACATCTGGGTTTCTGTATCCGCTAGGGCGCATTACCATGAAGAAGGTTTCATTGACTGGGTTGACGGGATGGTGGAAGATACCACCCATCGTATAGAAGCTGAGGAAGCTCTCCAGAAAAGTGAAAAACGATACCGTTCAATTGTGGAAAATATTAATGATGGTTTCTGTATTCACGATTTTAAGGGAGTTATCCAGGATTGTAATGAGAATTTCGCCCTGATGCTCGGTTTCGGTCGGGAAGAACTCATTGGAACCAACCTGGATGAATTCAGCAGCACTAGGATGTTATCTTTTAAGAATGATGTAGTGGATGAGTTAAAAAATAAGGGAGTTGTTGAATTTGATGGTGATGTCCGTGGAAAAAATGGCATCCGACACTATTACAGCATTAACTCTAGCATAATTTCACAAGAGGGTGAAGGTAAGGTACAAAGTTTCCTTAGAGATGTTACCAAACGCAAAGAAATGGAAAAAAAAACTCCTGAAAAGCGAGAACAAAGCACATAAACGGCTTTCGGAAATTGAGGCCATCTATAATTCAGCCCCCATGGGACTTTGCGTTTTAGATTGTGACCTGCGTTACCTGCGTATAAATAAATCAATGGCTGAAATGAATGGTTTTTCTCCACAAGAACATATAGGGAAGTCTATCCATGAAATGGTTCCCGATCTGAGCCAACAGGGCGAAGCTATAGCTAAAGAAATATTCCAAACTGGTAAGGCTGTGAGCATGGAAATGAATGGTACTACTGCTGCTCAGGACGGTGCAGTGAGAACCTGGATCGAAGGATGGTACCCCATTAAAGATTCTTCACACCAGATAGTGGGTATCAATGTGGCTGCACTGGAAATAACTGATATCAAAAGGGCCAATGAAGCCCTTAAAAAATCTGAAGAAAAATTACGCCTGACCATTGAAGGAGCCGGTGTAATCATGTGGTTCTGGAATATAGAGAATGATAGGGTAGAATGTAGAGGACACTATAAACATATCCTCGGGCCGGGACCTATCCCTGATATGGGATACAATGAACTATTGAGTTTTGTGCACCCTGATGATCTGGAAAAAGTAGAAACAGCTTTTCAAAAGACATTACAGTATGGGGAAGATTTCAAAGTGGAAACACGTACCATATGGAAGGACAAATCAGTGCACTGGTTCAGTATAATGGGAAGAGTGGTATACGATCTGCAGGGTAAACCCCAGGAGATGATTGGCATTGCCCTGGACATCACCAACAACAAAATAGTACAACTGGAACTGCAGGAAACATTGCGAAAACTAAAAAGATCCAATGCCGAGCTGGAACAGTTCGCCTACGTGGCCAGCCATGACCTTCAGGAACCACTAAGGATGATCACCAGTTTTCTCCAGCTTCTTAAGCTGCGCTATGAAAATCAACTTGATTCTGATGCCAATGAATTTATCCATTTTGCCATTGACGGAGCAACCCGGATGCAGGAAATGATCAACGATCTTTTAACCTACTCCCGTATTGATCGCAAGAGGGGTGATTTTAAAGAGGTTAAAATAGAAGATATTCTGCAACAGATAACCTTTGAATACAAACTGCTAATCCAGGAAAAAAACGCCGTTATCCATTTTGGGGAACTACCGGTGATCACTGCTGATTACACTCAGATGGTTCAGCTCTTCCAGAATCTCATCAGTAACTCCATTAAATACAATGATCAGCCATGTCCCACTATACACATCACTGCAGAAAAACAGGATAATGATTGGATCTTTAAAGTGGCTGACAACGGTATTGGTATTGACCCCCAACAGGGGGATCGGATATTTAAAATATTCCAGCGCCTTCACAGTCCCGATGAATACGAAGGAACTGGTATTGGTCTGGCTATTGTGAAAAGAATTGTGGAAAGACATGGAGGGAGGATATGGTATGATTCCCAACCAGGTAAAGGATCGAATTTCTATTTTAACATTCCCGGGAGGTTAAACCATGAAATATAAGCTTAACACCCCGGTGGAAATACTGCTGGTGGAAGATAACCCTGGAGATGTGCGTTTAATTCAGGAAGTCTTTAAAGAAGCTGAAATCAAAAATCAGCTTCATGTGGCAAGTGATGGTGAGGAAGCAATTCAGATGTTACACCAGTGGGAAAACAACCAGAACAAACTTCCGGACCTGATTTTACTGGATTTGAACCTGCCCAAAAAACCAGGTGGAGAAGTTTTAAAAGAAATTAAACAGGACAGTAAGCTGAAATGTATCCCGGTGGTTATTTTAACCAGTTCCAATCGAGAAGAAGACCTGGTTGAAAGCTATAAAAATAATGCCAATTGTTACATAACCAAACCATTGAACCTGGACCAGTTAATCAACGTGATCCATAATATCAGTGACTTCTGGCTGAACATTGTAAAATTACCCCACAGGGACCATGGTGATGTAGTATGAGGATTAAAGGCACGGTTAATGTTTTACTGGTGGAAGATAATCCCGGGGATGCCCTGATCATAAATCAGATGTTCAAACAGATCCACAATATCCAATCCAATATTATCCATGCCAAACGCCTCTCGGAAGGAATGGAAGCCCTTCGTAACCGTGATTTTCATATCGTTTTGCTGGACCTGCAGCTGCCTGATAGCCGGGGAATTGGTACCTTTAACCAGGTACATGAAATAGCACCTGATATACCCATAATAATACTCACCGGACTGGAAGACGAAGACTTTGCCATTGATATAGTGGGAGAAGGTGCCCAGGACTACCTGATTAAAGGACAGGTAGACAGCAAGCTACTGTGGAGATCAATAACCTACTCCATTGAACGCAAACACATTGAACACCGGCTAAGAGAAAGTGAGGAAAAATACAGGTTAATGGTTGAAAAAATCCATTCAGGAATTTTTTTTGTTGATTCAGGGAATAAGTTAACCTATGTTAATAAACAGATGGCTAAAATGTTGGGTTTCACTGTAAAAGAAATGCTTAATCAGGATATCTCCCAGTTCACCAATTCCGAGGGTGAATCCTGCTTTAAAAAACATTTAAAAAAGGCTAGTGAGGGGAAATCCCTGGAAAAATCAGCCTATATCTATGAACTGGAACTATTAAACAAGGACCAAACCAGTGTATGGGTTCTAGTTTCCACCAATCCTATGTTTAAATCAACTGGCGAATATTTAGGTGCTATTTCTATCATGACCGATATAAGCTCGCGTAAAGGTATTGAAAAATCATTGATGGAAACCATAATAGAAAAAGACCGGGATTTTTTCATGGTAATGGGAAACATGGTAGAGGCCATGAAACCTCTAATCCAGAATACCATGCACAACCCCTTTGAATACGATACTAAATTCACTTAAAATACTTATTCTCGTAAATAACCCATAACTCCTAAAAATGCCCATTAACCCCTAACCTATAATCTCACTAAAAAACCTGCAACATTTTTCTACTGCCTGTAGTTAGTACTGTCTAAAAAGT comes from Methanobacterium formicicum and encodes:
- a CDS encoding sensor histidine kinase yields the protein MLPNAKKWKKKLLKSENKAHKRLSEIEAIYNSAPMGLCVLDCDLRYLRINKSMAEMNGFSPQEHIGKSIHEMVPDLSQQGEAIAKEIFQTGKAVSMEMNGTTAAQDGAVRTWIEGWYPIKDSSHQIVGINVAALEITDIKRANEALKKSEEKLRLTIEGAGVIMWFWNIENDRVECRGHYKHILGPGPIPDMGYNELLSFVHPDDLEKVETAFQKTLQYGEDFKVETRTIWKDKSVHWFSIMGRVVYDLQGKPQEMIGIALDITNNKIVQLELQETLRKLKRSNAELEQFAYVASHDLQEPLRMITSFLQLLKLRYENQLDSDANEFIHFAIDGATRMQEMINDLLTYSRIDRKRGDFKEVKIEDILQQITFEYKLLIQEKNAVIHFGELPVITADYTQMVQLFQNLISNSIKYNDQPCPTIHITAEKQDNDWIFKVADNGIGIDPQQGDRIFKIFQRLHSPDEYEGTGIGLAIVKRIVERHGGRIWYDSQPGKGSNFYFNIPGRLNHEI
- a CDS encoding PAS domain-containing protein → MNCSPLPQFVIDRDHRVVLWNKAMEDYSQIKSTDIVGTDHHWKVFYDSKRPCMVDLVINEDLEGLEYWFPHRCKPSQQVKGAYEAEQYYPHRGPQGTHLHFTVSTIRNHDGEIIGGFESFEDITKRKVAEKELQESEEKFRSLIENLNVGVYRNTSDPGGTFIQVNPAFAQIFGYDSPDEIMQINVMDLYVNKEDRVLFLEDLQREGSITDRKLLLKKKDYSNIWVSVSARAHYHEEGFIDWVDGMVEDTTHRIEAEEALQKSEKRYRSIVENINDGFCIHDFKGVIQDCNENFALMLGFGREELIGTNLDEFSSTRMLSFKNDVVDELKNKGVVEFDGDVRGKNGIRHYYSINSSIISQEGEGKVQSFLRDVTKRKEMEKKTPEKREQST
- a CDS encoding PAS domain-containing response regulator yields the protein MRIKGTVNVLLVEDNPGDALIINQMFKQIHNIQSNIIHAKRLSEGMEALRNRDFHIVLLDLQLPDSRGIGTFNQVHEIAPDIPIIILTGLEDEDFAIDIVGEGAQDYLIKGQVDSKLLWRSITYSIERKHIEHRLRESEEKYRLMVEKIHSGIFFVDSGNKLTYVNKQMAKMLGFTVKEMLNQDISQFTNSEGESCFKKHLKKASEGKSLEKSAYIYELELLNKDQTSVWVLVSTNPMFKSTGEYLGAISIMTDISSRKGIEKSLMETIIEKDRDFFMVMGNMVEAMKPLIQNTMHNPFEYDTKFT
- a CDS encoding response regulator, which gives rise to MKYKLNTPVEILLVEDNPGDVRLIQEVFKEAEIKNQLHVASDGEEAIQMLHQWENNQNKLPDLILLDLNLPKKPGGEVLKEIKQDSKLKCIPVVILTSSNREEDLVESYKNNANCYITKPLNLDQLINVIHNISDFWLNIVKLPHRDHGDVV